From one Caldithrix abyssi DSM 13497 genomic stretch:
- a CDS encoding tetratricopeptide repeat protein, which yields MQGSHNPQRHSVKRGIFFLTLIVIPLLFFVLIEMVLRIAGYGTDYALFYQEDGYYHINPQYPQKFFGRFDRSAPELIEQKIKIARDTSTVRIVCLGGSTTAGFPFEVNVNFPVFLKCALQQRFPQKKWEVINLGISAVNSHGVRHLAPEVLKLKPDLVLLYMGHNEFYGVFGPASARGGISNPTLVQWFLKLKTLRLYQLLESALFHLLPKSDAPESTLMARMIKTQRVRFNSPLYRKTIAYFKENLAHILQTFQKQNVPLVLSPLVCNLKDQQPLGYPDPRQSIPTYEAIQKALRQKDFAEARQRLLEALKKQPEHPLLHYLLGTVYYHFNQLDRAREHFALARDYDQAPFRAPSAINQVILKRAKENNALLAATDSLFDAFSPHGIADQTLFLEHLHPNERGYQLLARAFLKPIGRLFFAHLPSKEWNGFNNFSELDIAIGELKIEKLTVHAPFYGRTAFKPRRFTPSVIHQIARQHVQEGLLWDASHFHLGDYFFENGNLNRALKEYLVVLAYDSAHVTALYKAGDVYFKKGSLDSALQLYRKAAALHPRKAFLRAKMAQIFLLKGNVYNALNVINQIVSSDALLSQLNLAQQAGLFYIQALAYLKIGKNGKARKALETVLQKAPSHAAALKLKEQLKQED from the coding sequence GTGCAAGGTAGCCACAATCCGCAACGCCATTCCGTAAAACGGGGGATCTTCTTTTTAACGCTGATCGTCATCCCCCTGTTGTTTTTTGTGCTGATCGAAATGGTATTAAGAATCGCCGGCTACGGCACCGATTACGCGCTTTTTTATCAGGAAGACGGCTACTACCATATTAATCCCCAATATCCGCAAAAGTTTTTTGGCCGTTTTGATCGTTCCGCTCCGGAGCTGATCGAACAGAAAATTAAAATTGCCAGAGATACCAGCACCGTCCGCATCGTTTGTCTGGGCGGTTCCACAACAGCGGGTTTCCCTTTTGAAGTTAATGTTAACTTTCCTGTGTTTTTGAAGTGCGCCCTGCAGCAACGTTTTCCGCAAAAAAAGTGGGAAGTGATTAACCTGGGCATTTCTGCAGTGAACTCTCACGGTGTGCGCCACCTTGCTCCGGAGGTGTTAAAGCTTAAACCGGACCTGGTTTTGCTCTACATGGGGCATAATGAATTTTATGGTGTTTTTGGTCCGGCTTCGGCCCGCGGCGGGATTTCAAATCCCACCCTGGTGCAGTGGTTTCTTAAGCTCAAAACTCTGCGCCTGTACCAGCTGCTGGAGTCTGCTCTCTTCCATCTTTTGCCCAAATCGGACGCCCCGGAATCCACTCTAATGGCGCGAATGATTAAAACACAGCGCGTACGTTTCAACAGTCCCCTTTACCGAAAAACCATCGCTTATTTTAAAGAAAATTTAGCGCACATTTTGCAAACCTTTCAAAAGCAAAATGTTCCGCTGGTCCTTTCGCCGCTGGTTTGCAACCTTAAAGATCAACAGCCTCTGGGCTATCCGGATCCGCGCCAATCCATTCCCACTTACGAGGCCATTCAAAAGGCTTTGCGCCAAAAAGATTTTGCTGAGGCTCGACAGCGGCTGCTTGAAGCGCTTAAAAAACAGCCCGAACATCCCCTGCTACACTATTTACTGGGCACGGTCTATTACCACTTCAATCAACTTGACAGGGCGCGTGAGCATTTTGCTCTGGCGCGCGATTACGATCAGGCTCCTTTTCGCGCTCCTTCGGCGATTAACCAGGTCATCTTAAAACGGGCGAAGGAAAACAACGCGCTTCTGGCGGCAACGGACAGCCTTTTTGACGCTTTTTCGCCGCATGGCATCGCGGATCAAACGCTTTTTCTGGAACATCTGCACCCCAACGAAAGGGGCTACCAGCTTTTGGCCCGCGCCTTTTTAAAACCGATCGGACGTCTTTTCTTTGCTCATCTGCCTTCAAAAGAGTGGAATGGATTCAACAACTTTAGCGAACTGGATATTGCCATTGGTGAACTTAAAATCGAAAAACTGACCGTCCATGCGCCTTTTTACGGACGAACGGCTTTTAAGCCAAGACGCTTTACCCCTTCCGTCATCCACCAGATTGCCAGACAACATGTTCAGGAAGGGTTGCTGTGGGATGCCAGCCATTTTCATCTGGGCGACTATTTTTTTGAAAACGGAAATCTGAACCGCGCCTTAAAGGAATACCTTGTTGTTCTTGCTTATGATTCTGCTCATGTAACTGCTTTGTACAAAGCCGGTGATGTTTACTTTAAAAAAGGATCGTTAGATTCTGCTTTACAATTGTACCGCAAAGCCGCCGCGCTCCATCCGCGTAAGGCCTTTTTACGCGCTAAAATGGCTCAGATTTTTCTGTTAAAAGGGAATGTTTACAACGCCCTGAACGTTATTAATCAAATCGTTTCCAGTGACGCTTTGCTTTCGCAGCTTAATCTCGCCCAGCAAGCCGGATTGTTCTACATACAGGCGCTGGCCTATTTAAAAATTGGTAAGAACGGTAAAGCCCGCAAGGCGCTGGAAACGGTGTTACAAAAAGCGCCCTCTCATGCGGCGGCGCTAAAACTAAAGGAGCAATTAAAACAGGAGGATTAA
- a CDS encoding MFS transporter, with protein sequence MDETKLEEAVEKKTLKQAVQDAFKELGDTFVAFVNAPKALWAINIPYIIEGLVYFGILTILGKFCSENVGLTDPQAGWIYSFVTGGITFAMLILGGVSDKLGVRLSLIVAFAVMFFGRALVGLSGTIPLGSGLGSPMFFVMFGGLFLMVLGYGLYQPASYAGVKRYTNPQTAAMGYAVIYGLMNLGAFFSGFISPLVRHRFESTFPPNGLPAVFWVYAGLTLLSLLITVFILTRKTDQQAVEQIARETTEMTGEDEKATPKSTEPEAKINNIPLAIYAMVTLGLLFLVIMIRNDRVQFNLPLAGVALSASFLLTIWEYLRHRPDHPFRDLRFVAFIFMLIPVQTLFAHNWLTIPYYLDRAFHGSVVSQYFELFSNINPILIFVLAPVVAGLTASRNIYKMMIYGTLVMAAPTFLLALGPNVVFFLAYILIMSIGEAMWQPRFLQWIAEIAPEGKTGAYMGIGQLPWFLTKVLTGLYSGYFVEKYIPRPETGLPIQSGKMWFIYGLIAISTTIFLVLAKGWMMKGMKQKAS encoded by the coding sequence ATGGATGAAACGAAACTTGAAGAAGCCGTAGAAAAGAAGACGCTCAAGCAGGCCGTACAGGATGCTTTTAAAGAGCTGGGCGACACATTTGTGGCCTTTGTAAATGCTCCAAAAGCTCTGTGGGCCATTAACATTCCTTATATTATCGAAGGTCTGGTTTATTTTGGCATCCTCACCATTCTGGGGAAATTCTGTTCGGAAAACGTAGGTTTAACAGACCCGCAGGCTGGCTGGATTTACAGTTTTGTAACGGGCGGCATCACCTTTGCCATGCTTATTTTAGGCGGCGTATCAGACAAATTAGGCGTGCGCCTTTCGCTCATTGTGGCCTTTGCCGTGATGTTCTTCGGGCGGGCGCTGGTGGGGCTCTCCGGCACCATTCCGCTGGGTTCGGGCCTTGGTTCTCCCATGTTTTTTGTAATGTTCGGCGGCTTGTTTTTGATGGTTCTGGGCTACGGCCTTTACCAGCCTGCCAGTTACGCCGGGGTAAAACGGTACACCAATCCTCAAACTGCGGCCATGGGTTACGCCGTCATTTACGGTTTGATGAATCTGGGCGCGTTTTTTTCAGGATTTATTTCACCGCTGGTACGACATCGCTTCGAAAGCACCTTTCCCCCAAACGGCCTGCCGGCCGTATTCTGGGTTTACGCCGGATTAACCCTGCTTTCCCTTTTAATCACGGTCTTTATTTTAACCAGAAAAACCGACCAGCAAGCGGTTGAACAAATTGCGCGCGAAACCACCGAAATGACCGGCGAAGATGAAAAAGCCACGCCAAAAAGCACGGAACCGGAAGCAAAAATCAACAACATCCCCCTGGCCATTTACGCCATGGTCACACTTGGGTTGTTATTCCTGGTGATTATGATTCGCAATGACCGTGTGCAGTTTAATTTGCCGCTGGCCGGCGTTGCTCTGAGCGCCAGTTTTCTGCTGACGATCTGGGAATATTTACGTCACCGCCCGGATCACCCTTTCCGCGATTTGCGTTTCGTGGCCTTTATCTTTATGTTGATTCCTGTGCAAACGCTTTTTGCGCACAACTGGTTGACCATTCCTTATTACCTGGACCGCGCCTTTCACGGTTCGGTTGTCAGCCAGTATTTTGAATTATTCTCCAACATTAATCCCATTTTGATTTTTGTGCTGGCGCCGGTGGTGGCCGGTTTAACCGCCTCGCGCAATATTTACAAAATGATGATTTACGGCACCCTGGTCATGGCCGCGCCCACTTTTTTACTGGCGCTGGGCCCCAACGTCGTCTTCTTTCTTGCTTACATTTTGATCATGTCCATCGGCGAAGCTATGTGGCAGCCCCGCTTTTTGCAGTGGATTGCCGAGATCGCGCCCGAAGGCAAAACCGGCGCCTATATGGGCATTGGCCAGTTGCCCTGGTTTTTGACCAAAGTGCTCACCGGCCTCTACTCCGGCTACTTTGTTGAAAAATACATTCCACGGCCTGAAACGGGGCTGCCCATTCAATCGGGTAAAATGTGGTTCATCTATGGCCTGATCGCTATTTCAACCACGATCTTTTTGGTGCTGGCCAAAGGTTGGATGATGAAAGGCATGAAGCAAAAGGCCTCGTGA
- a CDS encoding ligand-binding sensor domain-containing protein, whose protein sequence is MNLTSKIFIFLFLLATILPAQIVQTMYFDRFTHYDIDDWITYAPATDITAVEVGDDYVYFGTRFGGILRYHLYEGYWDYPFTTSSGLRSNAIFKLSYDERNRKLYARNAAGIDVFDFGFNYWQPYDGTMPPPRQPLNVEVSAFKKDRRSFQFPPYYRPEFNELPDFFTGRQYLFRPPNEILDPYNRLFHIKAQMVADKFNRLWLATDGLGPAVASLTDNTLRILTQSLPNIYPHDVFFDGDDIWIGGLSNGYIPSGICLWKGNPESWQYFEAGLISGIYDHNIRAIAGKGRFVFFGSQQGLVRYDKKKKDWETFTRHNRLLSEEINDLFIFKNTLFIATDRGFNWMEIGYDAIQRSKNHKLNNIPVTRIAATDSSLLFATPYGIYQYLPVKDRLTLLKTGSSVLDVRIGAVGFNHDSLWFAGQNGVAFYDPATKSWQSFTQIRFKFYDMAFTPGIVWFATSEGLLKYVIQQNYWYLYTTRDGLAHNTVYRIDVDGFNLWLSTPSGVTVFRWYRPGRNE, encoded by the coding sequence ATGAACCTGACCAGCAAAATTTTTATTTTCCTCTTTTTGTTAGCTACAATACTGCCCGCTCAGATCGTGCAGACCATGTACTTTGATCGTTTTACGCATTACGACATTGACGACTGGATTACCTACGCTCCGGCTACCGACATAACCGCCGTGGAAGTGGGTGACGATTACGTGTACTTTGGCACGCGCTTTGGCGGCATTTTGCGCTACCATCTTTACGAAGGTTACTGGGATTATCCTTTTACAACCAGCTCCGGTTTGCGCAGCAATGCCATATTCAAGCTGAGTTATGACGAACGCAACCGCAAACTCTATGCCCGGAACGCCGCAGGCATTGATGTGTTTGACTTCGGCTTTAATTACTGGCAGCCTTATGACGGAACAATGCCCCCTCCGCGCCAGCCTTTGAATGTTGAAGTGAGCGCATTCAAAAAAGACCGGAGATCCTTTCAATTTCCTCCGTACTACAGGCCCGAATTTAACGAACTGCCCGACTTCTTTACGGGCAGGCAATACCTGTTCCGGCCGCCTAACGAAATTCTTGACCCTTACAACCGCCTGTTTCACATTAAAGCTCAGATGGTGGCCGATAAGTTTAATCGCCTGTGGCTGGCCACAGACGGCCTCGGCCCGGCGGTGGCCAGCCTGACCGATAACACCCTGCGCATCCTGACGCAATCTCTACCCAATATTTACCCCCACGATGTCTTTTTTGACGGCGACGATATCTGGATCGGGGGCCTGAGCAACGGCTACATCCCTTCCGGCATCTGTTTATGGAAGGGGAACCCGGAGTCCTGGCAATACTTTGAAGCCGGTCTGATTTCCGGTATTTACGACCACAATATTCGAGCCATTGCCGGTAAGGGACGTTTTGTCTTTTTTGGATCGCAGCAGGGACTGGTACGCTACGACAAGAAAAAGAAAGACTGGGAAACCTTTACGCGGCACAACCGTCTGCTGTCCGAAGAGATTAATGATCTGTTCATTTTTAAAAACACCCTGTTCATTGCCACCGATCGCGGTTTTAACTGGATGGAAATCGGCTACGATGCCATCCAGCGTTCCAAAAACCATAAATTAAACAACATTCCCGTAACACGCATTGCCGCCACCGATTCATCTCTTTTGTTCGCCACGCCTTACGGCATTTACCAGTATTTACCCGTCAAAGATAGACTAACTCTTTTAAAAACCGGCTCTTCTGTGCTGGATGTGCGCATCGGAGCCGTGGGGTTTAATCACGATTCTCTCTGGTTTGCCGGACAAAACGGCGTCGCTTTTTATGATCCGGCCACCAAAAGCTGGCAATCGTTTACCCAAATTCGGTTTAAATTTTACGATATGGCTTTTACGCCCGGCATCGTCTGGTTTGCCACTTCCGAAGGTCTTTTGAAATACGTCATTCAGCAAAATTACTGGTATTTGTACACCACTCGCGATGGGCTGGCGCACAACACCGTTTACCGTATCGATGTGGACGGCTTCAATTTGTGGTTGAGCACGCCTTCGGGGGTGACGGTTTTTCGCTGGTACCGGCCGGGAAGGAATGAATAG
- the hflX gene encoding GTPase HflX translates to MEKIIRTDKQPERCVLVGVIQRGQSRWEVEDHLSELAALARTSGADIIDTFIQERPSPDPAYFIGKGKIEEIAEYVSFNDIDLLIFDDELSPAQVRNIENLTGIKVIDRTALILDIFALHARTNMAKVQVELAQLNYYLPRLTRQWQHLSRQVGGIGTKGPGETQLETDRRLVRQRISHLKEKLEKIAHQNEVQRQQRQELFRAALIGYTNAGKSTLMNALTNARVLIEDQLFATLDTTVRRLALNPTTTILLSDTVGFIRKLPHHLVASFQTTLAEAIEADLLIHVVDVTHPHFEAQVKTVNQILDELHLNEKKRLLVFNKVDRLKNHHLIDQLRLLHPEALFISAARHIGLQHLRNRLLNLAEERYEIEQIRLNYQRGAAEHLIYPLAKILEKSSDEQYLYLTIKYDKANKSKINQITAKYR, encoded by the coding sequence ATTGAGAAAATAATTCGTACGGATAAGCAGCCAGAGCGCTGTGTATTAGTCGGGGTAATTCAACGGGGACAATCCCGTTGGGAAGTGGAAGACCATCTTTCCGAGCTTGCGGCCCTTGCCCGCACTTCCGGGGCCGATATCATTGACACCTTTATTCAGGAACGTCCATCTCCTGATCCTGCCTACTTCATCGGAAAAGGCAAAATCGAAGAAATCGCCGAGTACGTTTCTTTTAACGATATAGATTTACTCATTTTTGATGATGAATTGTCTCCGGCGCAGGTGCGTAATATTGAAAATTTGACCGGTATTAAGGTTATCGACCGCACGGCGCTTATTCTGGACATCTTTGCCCTGCATGCGCGCACCAACATGGCCAAAGTGCAGGTAGAGCTGGCTCAGCTCAATTACTACCTGCCACGCCTTACCCGCCAGTGGCAGCACCTTTCACGGCAGGTGGGCGGCATAGGCACCAAGGGCCCCGGTGAAACGCAATTGGAAACAGACCGTCGTCTGGTGCGTCAAAGAATTTCTCATCTTAAAGAAAAGCTGGAAAAGATCGCCCATCAAAACGAGGTGCAACGTCAGCAACGCCAGGAATTGTTTCGCGCGGCGTTAATCGGTTACACCAACGCCGGCAAATCGACCCTGATGAACGCCCTGACCAATGCGCGCGTGTTGATCGAAGACCAGTTGTTTGCCACGCTGGATACCACGGTGCGACGTCTGGCTTTGAACCCGACAACCACCATTCTTTTAAGCGATACCGTTGGGTTTATTCGAAAGCTCCCCCATCATCTGGTGGCTAGCTTCCAGACAACTCTGGCCGAGGCCATCGAGGCGGATTTGCTGATCCATGTGGTGGATGTTACCCATCCTCATTTTGAGGCGCAGGTGAAGACCGTCAATCAAATTCTGGATGAGTTACATTTAAATGAAAAAAAACGCCTGCTGGTGTTTAACAAGGTGGACCGCCTGAAAAATCACCACCTCATTGACCAGTTAAGGTTGTTACATCCGGAGGCTCTGTTTATTTCGGCGGCCAGACACATCGGCTTGCAACATTTGCGTAACCGCCTGTTGAACTTAGCGGAAGAACGGTACGAGATCGAACAAATCCGTTTAAATTATCAACGAGGCGCGGCCGAACACCTGATCTATCCACTGGCCAAAATTCTCGAAAAATCTTCGGACGAACAGTACCTGTACCTGACCATCAAGTACGACAAAGCCAATAAATCGAAAATCAATCAGATTACAGCAAAATATCGGTGA
- a CDS encoding acyl-CoA mutase large subunit family protein — MNKFDKIEAQKRKWEDTTLKKVIDRFPEQKEQFTTGSWLPVERLYLPRPVSEEEYLKQVGFPGEFPFTRGVQPTMYRGRFWTMRQYAGFGTAEESNKRYKYLLEQGQTGLSVAFDLPTQIGYDSDDPRSVGEVGKVGVAIDSLEDMEILFDGIPLDKVSTSMTINAPAAVLLAFYIAVAEKQGVARDQLRGTIQNDILKEYIARGTYIFPPKPSLRLITNIFEFCSREVPKWNTISISGYHIREAGSTAVQEVAFTLADGMEYVKAAVNAGLDIDQFAGRLSFFFNAHNDLFEEVAKFRAARRIWAKIMKERFGAKNPKSMMLRFHTQTGGSTLTAQQPDNNIVRVAIQTLAAVLGGTQSLHTNSRDEALGLPTEDSVRIALRTQQIVAYESGVTNTVDPLAGSYFIESLTDKIEEEVWNYINKIEEMGGMVYAIEKGYVQKEIQDAAYRYQQEVEKGERVVVGVNKFTLDHEAPKEILRVNPQLRKIQSERLARLRSKRDNQAVKRALEALRQGARDETVNLMPLILDAAKAYATLGEISNVLREVFGEYQESIVL; from the coding sequence ATGAATAAATTTGATAAAATTGAAGCGCAGAAACGGAAGTGGGAAGACACCACGCTTAAAAAAGTGATTGATCGTTTTCCCGAACAAAAGGAACAGTTTACCACCGGTTCCTGGCTGCCGGTCGAGCGGCTGTATTTGCCTCGACCAGTCAGCGAAGAAGAGTATCTTAAACAGGTTGGCTTCCCCGGAGAATTCCCGTTTACACGGGGCGTTCAGCCGACCATGTACCGCGGGCGTTTTTGGACCATGCGCCAATATGCCGGTTTCGGTACGGCCGAAGAATCCAATAAGCGTTACAAATATTTGTTAGAGCAGGGCCAAACCGGCTTGAGCGTGGCCTTTGATCTGCCCACGCAAATCGGTTACGATTCGGACGATCCGCGCAGCGTGGGCGAGGTCGGCAAGGTTGGCGTGGCCATTGACAGTCTGGAAGACATGGAAATTTTGTTCGATGGCATTCCGCTGGACAAAGTCTCCACTTCTATGACCATCAATGCGCCAGCGGCTGTTTTGCTCGCCTTTTACATTGCCGTGGCCGAAAAGCAGGGCGTCGCCAGGGATCAGTTGAGAGGCACCATTCAGAACGATATTTTAAAAGAATACATCGCGCGCGGCACCTACATTTTTCCGCCCAAACCTTCGTTACGGCTGATCACCAATATTTTTGAATTTTGTTCGCGCGAAGTGCCAAAATGGAATACCATCAGTATTTCCGGTTACCACATTCGGGAAGCTGGATCCACGGCTGTGCAAGAAGTGGCCTTTACCCTGGCCGACGGAATGGAATATGTTAAAGCGGCCGTAAACGCCGGCCTGGATATTGACCAGTTTGCCGGACGATTGTCCTTTTTCTTCAATGCCCACAACGATTTGTTTGAAGAGGTGGCCAAGTTTCGCGCCGCCCGAAGAATCTGGGCCAAAATCATGAAGGAGCGTTTTGGCGCAAAAAATCCAAAATCGATGATGTTGCGCTTTCATACGCAAACCGGCGGCAGCACCTTAACCGCCCAGCAGCCAGACAACAACATAGTGCGCGTGGCCATTCAGACCCTGGCGGCCGTGCTGGGCGGCACGCAGAGTTTACACACCAATTCCAGGGACGAAGCGCTGGGCCTTCCAACCGAAGATTCGGTTCGTATTGCCCTGCGCACGCAGCAGATTGTCGCTTATGAATCGGGCGTTACCAATACGGTCGATCCGCTGGCCGGTTCGTATTTTATTGAATCTTTAACAGACAAAATTGAAGAAGAGGTGTGGAATTACATAAACAAAATTGAAGAAATGGGCGGCATGGTTTACGCCATCGAAAAAGGTTATGTGCAAAAAGAAATTCAGGACGCCGCTTACCGGTACCAGCAGGAGGTGGAAAAGGGCGAACGCGTGGTGGTTGGCGTGAACAAATTTACGCTTGATCATGAAGCGCCGAAAGAAATTTTGCGCGTCAATCCGCAATTGAGAAAAATCCAGTCCGAAAGGCTGGCCCGCCTGCGCAGCAAACGGGACAACCAGGCGGTGAAGCGCGCTCTGGAAGCGCTGCGTCAGGGCGCCAGAGACGAAACGGTTAATTTGATGCCCTTAATTTTAGATGCGGCTAAAGCTTACGCCACACTGGGCGAAATTTCCAATGTTCTGCGAGAGGTGTTCGGAGAATATCAGGAATCGATTGTACTTTAA
- a CDS encoding cobalamin B12-binding domain-containing protein, with translation MSKKIRILIAKPGLDGHDRGAKYVARALKDAGYEVIYTGIRQSPEAIARTAVQEDVDFVGLSLLSGAHNELFPEVVRLLREEGADDVIVFGGGVIPEEDIPFLKEQGVEAVFTPGTPIQKVIDFIESKKEKVLT, from the coding sequence ATGTCAAAGAAAATAAGAATATTGATTGCCAAACCGGGGCTTGACGGACACGACCGCGGCGCAAAGTATGTGGCGCGCGCCCTGAAAGACGCCGGTTACGAAGTCATTTACACGGGCATTCGACAATCGCCGGAGGCAATAGCCAGAACGGCGGTGCAGGAAGACGTGGATTTTGTCGGTTTAAGCCTGCTCTCCGGCGCCCACAACGAATTATTTCCGGAGGTGGTGCGTTTACTGAGAGAAGAGGGCGCAGACGATGTGATCGTCTTTGGAGGCGGCGTAATTCCGGAAGAAGACATTCCCTTTTTAAAAGAACAGGGCGTTGAAGCGGTTTTTACCCCGGGAACGCCCATCCAGAAAGTCATCGATTTTATTGAAAGCAAAAAGGAAAAGGTTTTAACTTGA
- the meaB gene encoding methylmalonyl Co-A mutase-associated GTPase MeaB, producing the protein MIEEIIKQIRGGDVRSIARAISWIENDLPDKEALIDGLFKHTGKARILGITGPPGSGKSSLLNHIIQLEREKGKKIAVLAIDPSSPFTGGAILGDRVRMQKHATDSSVFIRSMASRGHLGGVAGATADALKVLDAAGFDLIIIETIGVGQTEIEVMNIVDLVMLVLVPGLGDEIQALKAGVMEIGDIFVINKCDKDEASRVKAEVEYVLHLKNEGDEEKSNPIFMTSATQNIGLQELVDGIDEEFRRMEENGRLSQRRLKRLELELKHILTSKIQAHVNKFLNTDNNLSDWLRQLANRQATPYQLVNRKVSQVLKELKE; encoded by the coding sequence TTGATTGAAGAAATCATTAAGCAAATTCGGGGCGGTGATGTTCGCTCCATTGCCCGGGCCATTAGCTGGATCGAAAATGATTTGCCTGATAAAGAGGCATTGATCGACGGCCTTTTTAAGCATACGGGCAAAGCCAGAATCCTGGGTATTACCGGTCCGCCGGGATCGGGGAAGAGCAGCCTGTTGAATCATATCATTCAACTGGAGAGGGAAAAGGGCAAAAAGATCGCGGTGCTGGCCATTGACCCCAGCTCGCCGTTCACTGGCGGAGCTATTCTGGGAGATCGCGTGCGCATGCAAAAACATGCCACCGATTCCAGCGTATTTATTCGTTCCATGGCTTCACGCGGTCATCTGGGCGGAGTGGCCGGAGCCACGGCAGACGCTTTAAAGGTTCTGGACGCCGCCGGATTCGATCTGATCATCATCGAAACGATTGGCGTTGGCCAGACCGAAATCGAAGTGATGAATATTGTGGATCTGGTGATGCTGGTGCTGGTGCCCGGCCTGGGCGATGAAATTCAGGCTTTGAAGGCCGGGGTGATGGAAATTGGCGATATTTTTGTCATCAATAAATGCGACAAAGACGAGGCCAGCCGGGTTAAGGCCGAAGTGGAGTATGTTCTTCATCTTAAAAATGAAGGCGATGAAGAAAAGAGCAATCCGATCTTTATGACATCCGCCACGCAAAATATCGGCCTGCAGGAGCTGGTCGATGGCATTGATGAGGAATTCAGACGAATGGAAGAGAACGGCCGGTTGAGTCAACGGCGCCTCAAACGTCTGGAACTGGAGTTAAAGCACATTTTAACTTCCAAAATTCAGGCGCATGTTAACAAATTTTTAAATACAGACAACAATCTTAGCGATTGGTTGCGCCAGTTGGCCAATCGTCAGGCAACGCCCTATCAGCTGGTTAATCGAAAAGTCAGTCAGGTTTTAAAGGAGTTAAAAGAATAA
- the mce gene encoding methylmalonyl-CoA epimerase codes for MITQINHIGIAVHSLEEQVPFYRDVLGLNYLGEEIVEDQKVRVAMFKVGEVKIELLEPTDPSSPIAAFLSKKGEGIHHVAFQTDNIEEQLNDLKNKQIRLIDEQPRIGAHQTKIAFIHPKASGKVLMEICQPGGDEK; via the coding sequence ATGATTACACAAATAAATCACATTGGCATTGCGGTCCATTCATTAGAAGAACAGGTTCCGTTTTACCGCGATGTGCTGGGATTAAACTATCTTGGCGAAGAGATTGTGGAAGATCAAAAAGTGCGTGTGGCCATGTTTAAAGTGGGCGAAGTAAAGATCGAACTTTTAGAACCCACGGATCCTTCCAGCCCCATCGCGGCCTTCCTTTCCAAAAAAGGCGAAGGCATTCACCATGTGGCCTTCCAGACGGACAACATCGAAGAACAATTAAATGACTTAAAGAACAAGCAAATTCGTTTGATTGACGAGCAGCCGCGCATCGGCGCCCATCAAACGAAGATCGCATTTATCCATCCCAAAGCATCGGGCAAGGTGTTGATGGAGATTTGTCAGCCCGGAGGAGATGAAAAATGA